Proteins from a genomic interval of Paenibacillus lentus:
- the wecB gene encoding non-hydrolyzing UDP-N-acetylglucosamine 2-epimerase has product MRIMTILGTRPEIIRLSLIIPLLDRYADKHVLVHTGQNFNSSLSDIFFQELGLRQPDYVLQNRNTSLGNQLAAMFSQMENILQSEKPDRVLLLGDTNSALCAILAERMGIPVIHMEAGNRCFDLEVPEEKNRKLIDAISTINMPYTPQSKQHLIAEGVPSRRIILTGNPIYEVMKHYEPSIAGSDILGRLKLKPGEYFIVTTHRAENVDHPVHLQEIMEGLNKVAEAYGQRLICSIHPRTKSRIGKDLKIQMNPLVEFHEPFGFFDFVNLERHARCALTDSGTVQEECCIMQVPTVTIRRTTERPETVDCGSNVVSGLDSSRIAAAVQLMTELERNWTCPEGYLEERVSHKVVKFVLGGKANVH; this is encoded by the coding sequence GTGAGAATTATGACGATACTCGGCACACGTCCGGAAATCATTCGGCTGAGCTTGATTATTCCCCTGCTGGATCGTTATGCCGATAAGCATGTGCTGGTGCATACAGGACAGAATTTCAATTCCAGCCTCAGTGATATTTTCTTTCAGGAGCTTGGTCTCAGGCAGCCGGATTATGTTCTCCAGAACCGGAATACTTCACTCGGAAATCAATTAGCCGCCATGTTTTCTCAGATGGAGAACATTCTGCAATCGGAAAAGCCGGATCGGGTTCTGCTGCTTGGCGACACGAATAGTGCTCTATGTGCCATATTGGCGGAGCGGATGGGAATTCCGGTAATCCACATGGAAGCCGGGAACCGTTGCTTTGATCTAGAGGTGCCCGAAGAGAAGAATCGCAAGCTGATCGATGCGATATCTACGATTAATATGCCATATACTCCGCAAAGCAAGCAGCATCTCATTGCTGAGGGTGTTCCGAGCCGGCGAATCATTTTAACGGGCAATCCGATTTATGAGGTTATGAAGCATTACGAGCCCTCCATTGCCGGCAGCGATATCCTTGGCCGACTGAAGCTGAAGCCGGGGGAATATTTCATTGTTACGACACATCGTGCGGAGAATGTGGATCACCCTGTTCATTTGCAGGAAATTATGGAGGGCTTGAACAAGGTCGCTGAGGCTTATGGCCAGCGTCTGATTTGCAGTATTCATCCTCGTACGAAATCCCGCATCGGCAAGGATTTGAAGATTCAAATGAATCCTCTGGTCGAGTTTCACGAACCTTTTGGATTTTTTGATTTCGTCAATCTGGAGCGGCATGCCCGCTGCGCCCTGACAGATAGCGGTACTGTGCAGGAGGAATGCTGTATTATGCAGGTTCCTACAGTAACTATTCGCCGTACGACAGAGCGGCCTGAAACTGTGGATTGCGGCAGCAATGTCGTATCCGGGCTCGATTCAAGCAGAATCGCAGCCGCGGTGCAGTTAATGACCGAGCTGGAGCGAAACTGGACTTGTCCCGAAGGTTATTTAGAGGAGCGAGTTTCGCATAAGGTTGTCAAATTCGTACTTGGAGGGAAGGCGAATGTTCACTAA